One window of Deltaproteobacteria bacterium genomic DNA carries:
- a CDS encoding outer membrane beta-barrel domain-containing protein — MRSGRYLLGTLLIMACLAPAVAWADDLEDAEDSGQLAAVQHRKFREAHELQIAFASLPLDAFYKTVGLEAGYTWHFSDRLAWEVIHGGYAYELDTGLKQQLQTDFGVQPTAFEIAKYYLNSDIVWKPLYMKASFINRSVVHGEIFFLGGGGFFEMSSGIHPSVNGGLGLRFYLSPHVSVRIDGRDNAVFIKGVKQVLAFSGGLSFDFGSE, encoded by the coding sequence GTGAGGTCTGGTCGCTATCTTCTTGGAACGTTGCTCATCATGGCCTGCCTGGCGCCTGCTGTGGCCTGGGCTGACGATCTCGAGGACGCCGAGGACTCCGGCCAGCTCGCCGCCGTCCAGCACCGCAAGTTCCGCGAGGCGCACGAGCTTCAAATCGCCTTCGCCAGCTTGCCGCTCGACGCCTTCTACAAGACGGTGGGTCTGGAGGCCGGTTACACCTGGCACTTCAGCGACCGGCTCGCGTGGGAGGTCATCCACGGCGGGTACGCGTACGAGCTCGACACCGGCCTGAAGCAGCAGCTCCAGACCGACTTCGGCGTGCAGCCCACGGCGTTCGAGATCGCCAAGTACTACTTGAACAGCGACATCGTCTGGAAGCCGCTCTACATGAAGGCGAGCTTCATCAACCGCTCCGTGGTGCACGGGGAGATCTTCTTCCTCGGCGGCGGCGGCTTCTTCGAGATGTCCTCCGGCATCCACCCGTCGGTGAACGGCGGATTGGGGCTGCGCTTCTACCTCTCGCCGCACGTCTCGGTGCGCATCGACGGCCGCGACAACGCGGTCTTCATCAAGGGTGTGAAACAGGTGCTCGCCTTCTCGGGCGGCCTCTCCTTCGACTTCGGCAGCGAGTGA
- a CDS encoding AgmX/PglI C-terminal domain-containing protein gives MSSGSVLQVVILRNGGLVGTEMLVPGDYRIGRDPSCELHIDEPTLSRVHARLVFNGTRVGVQDLGSDNGVVINGEKIQAREVKSLDDVALGKVTLKFKIIGRKDDEAEEKPNLEHTQPLAARPDQAQLRAALEPVRSPPPSAPTTARAPTGGGPRLADPDPDVTSPGQPPGIAVGAGGVLNATQPSARRSQVAPEIKPQPLPTAPPRPVIGLVPPPGAPAKAPPPPPAESKVAPVAEAKRSPGVVPDTQPKAAAKGTMDATVARAERPEVLPPPGAVSTEPPGNQPSVRARVLWGDQMTACRTFAFGTEIEAAEKESAPLPLYQFGLGKAMVLARVHSNGWAVHVPAGVKAEELRDGKWKSTQPSLDKSGVGIVQLPSGGQVRLVRGRMVVEFASIAPQPALPKSKLKLELSLLVPLVAGIAAAISLVVFMPKNLDVPDFVPQKLPGIRPALLAPPKKEEPKPKEKEKVAEKRNEKKEVKQARPTPQKQPVKVQAPQAIAAITKLTSSPAMKNLMAVTSKIGGGGRPNGLKMVGLKGIGPVALAGAGPGIGGGFGGGPVTGGREQLNGIGAIGIGHALKGAPGGVVVQAPARAAQVHGSISREEIAKVINSHMQQIRACYEKALLHDPGLGGKLMIEWTIDMSGAVQSFKTKSSSMKNPDVGECILDNLKTWRFPRPTGGTVVVSYPFVFNSVGF, from the coding sequence GTGAGCAGCGGTTCAGTGCTTCAGGTGGTCATCCTGCGGAACGGCGGCCTGGTCGGGACGGAGATGCTCGTCCCCGGCGACTACCGCATCGGCCGTGATCCGTCGTGCGAGCTCCACATCGACGAGCCCACGCTCTCCCGCGTGCACGCGCGCCTGGTGTTCAACGGCACGCGGGTGGGCGTACAGGATCTCGGCAGCGACAACGGCGTCGTCATCAACGGCGAGAAGATCCAGGCCCGCGAGGTCAAGAGCCTGGACGACGTGGCGCTCGGCAAGGTTACGCTCAAGTTCAAGATCATCGGCCGCAAGGACGACGAGGCCGAAGAGAAGCCCAACCTCGAGCACACCCAGCCGCTCGCGGCGCGGCCCGACCAGGCCCAGCTCCGCGCGGCCCTCGAGCCGGTGCGCTCCCCTCCGCCCTCGGCACCCACCACGGCCCGCGCGCCCACCGGCGGCGGCCCGCGCCTGGCCGATCCGGATCCCGACGTCACCTCGCCTGGTCAGCCCCCCGGCATCGCCGTGGGCGCAGGCGGCGTGCTCAACGCCACCCAGCCTTCCGCGCGGCGCTCGCAGGTGGCGCCGGAGATCAAGCCGCAGCCGCTGCCCACCGCGCCGCCGCGTCCGGTGATTGGCCTGGTGCCGCCGCCGGGGGCGCCCGCCAAGGCGCCGCCGCCTCCGCCCGCGGAGTCCAAGGTCGCGCCGGTCGCCGAGGCCAAGCGCTCGCCGGGTGTCGTTCCCGACACGCAGCCCAAGGCCGCGGCCAAGGGCACCATGGACGCGACGGTCGCTCGCGCCGAGCGGCCCGAGGTGCTGCCTCCGCCGGGCGCGGTGAGCACCGAGCCGCCTGGAAACCAGCCCTCGGTGCGCGCGCGCGTGCTGTGGGGCGACCAGATGACCGCGTGCCGGACGTTCGCGTTCGGCACCGAGATCGAAGCCGCCGAGAAGGAGTCGGCGCCGCTGCCGCTGTACCAGTTCGGCCTGGGCAAGGCGATGGTGCTCGCCCGCGTTCACTCGAACGGCTGGGCGGTGCACGTGCCCGCCGGGGTGAAGGCCGAGGAGCTGCGCGACGGCAAGTGGAAGAGCACCCAGCCCTCGCTCGACAAGTCGGGCGTGGGCATCGTGCAGCTCCCCTCGGGCGGCCAGGTGCGGCTCGTGCGCGGGCGCATGGTGGTGGAGTTCGCCTCCATCGCGCCGCAGCCCGCGCTGCCCAAGAGCAAGCTGAAGCTCGAGCTCTCGCTGCTGGTGCCGCTGGTGGCGGGCATCGCCGCGGCCATCTCGCTCGTGGTCTTCATGCCGAAGAACCTCGACGTGCCCGACTTCGTGCCCCAGAAGCTTCCGGGCATCCGTCCGGCGCTGCTCGCTCCGCCGAAGAAGGAGGAGCCCAAGCCGAAGGAGAAGGAGAAGGTCGCCGAGAAGCGGAATGAGAAGAAGGAAGTGAAGCAGGCGCGGCCCACCCCGCAGAAGCAGCCTGTGAAGGTGCAGGCGCCGCAGGCCATCGCGGCCATCACCAAGCTCACCTCCAGCCCGGCCATGAAGAACCTCATGGCCGTGACCTCGAAGATCGGCGGCGGCGGTCGGCCCAACGGCTTGAAGATGGTGGGCCTCAAGGGCATCGGCCCGGTGGCGCTGGCCGGCGCGGGCCCGGGCATCGGCGGCGGCTTCGGCGGCGGTCCGGTCACCGGCGGCCGCGAGCAGCTCAACGGCATCGGCGCCATCGGCATCGGTCACGCGCTCAAGGGCGCGCCCGGCGGCGTGGTGGTCCAGGCGCCCGCGCGGGCGGCGCAGGTGCACGGCTCGATCTCTCGAGAAGAAATTGCCAAGGTCATCAACTCGCACATGCAGCAGATTCGTGCGTGCTACGAGAAGGCGCTGTTGCATGACCCCGGACTGGGTGGCAAGCTCATGATCGAGTGGACGATCGACATGAGCGGTGCCGTTCAGAGCTTCAAGACAAAGTCCTCTTCGATGAAGAACCCCGATGTCGGCGAGTGCATCCTCGACAACCTGAAGACGTGGCGCTTCCCCCGGCCGACTGGCGGCACGGTGGTGGTCAGCTACCCCTTCGTCTTCAACAGCGTCGGCTTCTAG
- a CDS encoding sigma 54-interacting transcriptional regulator, translating into MRLVVERNGPTGKSLELGTIVRIGKAPDNDLVIDHPTVSRYHCELRRDAERYVLADVGSTNGTFLDGAQVREAFVRPGALIEVGDVLLRLQSEQATVTIAPSSKERFGALVGQSQAMREIFALLERIAPTDATLLLIGETGSGKGALARAIHEQSQRAGKPFVVVDCSAVSPSLIESELFGHERGAFTGAVGQRQGSIEAADGGTLFLDEVDDLALDLQPKLLRALEERVFQRVGSSTPIRFDARVIAASKKDLWQEVADKKFREDLYFRLSVFTVKLPPLRERREDIPALADAFAGGPDGWSSLPPSVRDGFLAHGWPGNVRELRNALERARHLSGLPGGPPAAAVLDARSGQGSPGVARADALSANYDRPFKDAKDELLSAFEKEYLKRLLAKAQGNIAKAAREAELDRKYLYSLLRKYGFSEGQGGEG; encoded by the coding sequence ATGCGCCTGGTGGTGGAGCGCAACGGCCCCACCGGCAAGAGCCTCGAGCTCGGCACCATCGTTCGCATCGGCAAGGCGCCGGACAACGACCTCGTCATCGACCACCCCACGGTCAGCCGCTACCACTGCGAGCTGCGTCGCGACGCCGAGCGCTACGTGCTCGCCGACGTGGGCTCCACCAACGGCACCTTCCTCGACGGCGCCCAGGTGCGCGAGGCCTTCGTGCGGCCGGGTGCGCTCATCGAAGTGGGTGACGTGCTCCTTCGCCTGCAGAGCGAGCAGGCCACGGTCACCATCGCGCCCTCGTCGAAGGAGCGCTTCGGCGCGCTCGTGGGCCAGAGCCAGGCCATGCGCGAGATCTTCGCGCTGCTCGAGCGCATCGCCCCGACGGACGCGACGCTCCTCCTGATCGGCGAGACCGGCTCGGGCAAGGGCGCGTTGGCCCGCGCCATCCACGAGCAGAGCCAGCGCGCGGGCAAGCCGTTCGTGGTCGTCGATTGCAGCGCGGTGTCGCCGAGCCTCATCGAGAGCGAGCTCTTCGGCCACGAGCGCGGCGCATTCACGGGCGCGGTCGGTCAGCGCCAGGGTTCGATCGAAGCGGCCGACGGCGGCACGCTCTTCCTCGACGAAGTGGACGACCTCGCGCTCGACCTGCAGCCCAAGCTCCTGCGCGCGCTCGAGGAGCGCGTGTTCCAGCGCGTGGGCTCGAGCACGCCCATCCGCTTCGACGCGCGCGTCATCGCCGCGAGCAAGAAGGACCTCTGGCAGGAGGTGGCGGACAAGAAGTTCCGCGAGGACCTCTACTTCCGCCTCTCGGTGTTCACGGTGAAGCTGCCGCCGCTGCGCGAGCGTCGCGAGGACATCCCCGCGCTCGCCGATGCGTTCGCCGGCGGTCCCGACGGTTGGAGCTCACTGCCTCCCAGCGTCCGCGACGGCTTCCTGGCCCATGGCTGGCCGGGCAACGTGCGCGAGCTGCGCAATGCGCTCGAGCGCGCGCGGCACCTCTCGGGGCTCCCGGGTGGTCCACCCGCCGCGGCCGTGCTCGATGCGCGCTCCGGTCAAGGTTCGCCGGGCGTGGCCAGGGCCGACGCCTTGAGCGCGAACTACGACCGGCCCTTCAAGGACGCGAAGGACGAGCTCTTGAGCGCGTTCGAGAAGGAGTACCTCAAGCGGCTGCTCGCCAAGGCGCAGGGCAACATCGCCAAGGCGGCGCGCGAGGCCGAGCTCGATCGCAAGTACCTCTACTCGCTCTTGCGCAAGTACGGCTTCTCGGAAGGGCAGGGCGGCGAAGGTTGA
- the zwf gene encoding glucose-6-phosphate dehydrogenase has product MTQPSQVIIFGASGDLTARKLIPALASLASKKKPEAGFSVMGCARRPKTDDQWRAELREAMPPDLRPAFDRLAPSVHYMSVDAEKQEDLAKLSAALDALPGGKQSGRLFYLSLKPELFGPTVQALSEAKLIFQDLREREAYRRVVIEKPFGHDLASATELNHQLHEHLREDQIYRIDHYLGKETVQNLLGLRFHNAIFEPLWNRHHVELVQITVAEDLGMESGRGGYYDGTGALRDMMQNHMLQVLGFVAMEPPSSLDPAEIRNKKVAVLRAVHPPSLEDAPRQVVRAQYTAGSINGKNVPGYLEEEGIPKGSQTEAYVAVRAEVDTWRWSGVPFLLRHGKRMPKKFTEVQVQFRTAPLQLFNKPEGLTDEEFRRQLREGTLCQLRPNVLTLSIQPREQISLSFGVKTPGNAMLMTPVEMNFDYKDKFGENTAPAYERLLLDAMQGDPTLFISSDEIDASWRFADRIRGHWQNANGPALRTYPAGTWGPDEADELFHGCEGGWSRG; this is encoded by the coding sequence GTGACTCAACCCAGCCAGGTGATCATCTTCGGTGCGAGCGGTGACCTCACCGCGCGCAAGCTCATTCCCGCGTTGGCGAGCCTGGCCTCGAAGAAGAAGCCCGAGGCCGGCTTCTCGGTGATGGGCTGCGCCCGCCGCCCCAAGACCGACGACCAGTGGCGCGCGGAGCTGCGCGAGGCCATGCCGCCCGATCTGCGGCCGGCGTTCGATCGGTTGGCGCCCAGCGTGCACTACATGAGCGTCGACGCCGAGAAGCAGGAGGATCTCGCCAAGCTCTCCGCCGCGCTCGACGCGCTCCCGGGCGGCAAGCAATCGGGCCGGCTCTTCTACCTCTCGCTCAAGCCGGAGCTCTTCGGGCCCACGGTGCAGGCGCTCTCCGAGGCCAAGCTCATCTTCCAGGATCTGCGCGAGCGCGAGGCGTATCGCCGCGTGGTGATCGAGAAGCCCTTCGGCCACGACCTGGCCAGCGCCACGGAGCTCAACCACCAGCTCCACGAGCACCTCCGCGAGGACCAGATATATCGAATTGACCACTACCTCGGGAAAGAGACCGTCCAGAACCTGCTCGGGCTGCGCTTCCACAACGCCATCTTCGAGCCGCTCTGGAACCGTCACCACGTGGAGCTGGTGCAGATCACCGTCGCCGAAGATCTGGGAATGGAGTCAGGCCGCGGCGGCTACTACGACGGCACCGGCGCCCTGCGCGACATGATGCAGAACCACATGCTTCAGGTCTTGGGCTTCGTGGCCATGGAGCCGCCCAGCTCGCTGGATCCGGCGGAGATCCGCAACAAGAAGGTCGCGGTTCTGCGCGCGGTGCACCCGCCCTCGCTCGAGGACGCGCCGCGGCAGGTGGTGCGCGCGCAGTACACGGCCGGGAGTATCAACGGCAAGAACGTGCCCGGCTACCTCGAGGAGGAAGGCATTCCCAAGGGCTCGCAGACGGAGGCGTACGTGGCCGTGCGCGCCGAGGTCGACACCTGGCGCTGGAGCGGCGTGCCCTTCTTGCTTCGCCACGGCAAGCGCATGCCCAAGAAGTTCACCGAGGTGCAGGTGCAGTTCCGCACCGCCCCGCTGCAGCTCTTCAACAAGCCCGAGGGCCTCACCGACGAAGAGTTCCGCCGGCAGCTCCGCGAGGGCACGCTCTGCCAGCTGCGGCCCAACGTGCTCACGCTCTCGATTCAGCCGCGCGAGCAGATCTCGCTCAGCTTCGGCGTGAAGACGCCCGGCAACGCGATGCTCATGACGCCGGTGGAGATGAACTTCGACTACAAGGACAAGTTCGGCGAGAACACCGCGCCCGCGTACGAGCGCCTCCTCCTCGACGCGATGCAGGGCGACCCCACCCTCTTCATCTCCAGCGACGAGATCGACGCGAGCTGGCGCTTCGCCGACCGCATCCGCGGCCACTGGCAGAACGCCAACGGCCCCGCACTGCGCACGTATCCGGCCGGCACCTGGGGCCCGGACGAGGCCGACGAGCTGTTCCACGGCTGCGAAGGTGGATGGAGCCGAGGCTAG
- a CDS encoding IPT/TIG domain-containing protein: MGWKRYVAVGALVLAGCSGSSSNGKDGGSGSTTGTSGTGGSTGTSGSSASPNPTAMAPSTGPVDGGTSVVITGSNFASGATVKIGLNPLTSVVVKSATEIDGVTPAGAVGQVDVIVVNPDSRSGDLRKGFTYTSPSQGPSVGWCNIQFPIDPTGVAGTPLDLYGRVYVQGVTDQIGQGAGVSMQAGLAGDDGGIQWQDATYNTDADGNSAGDHANDEYVLHTAFPAVGTTLAAYRASVGGGPWTYCEKDGPHATLDSTQEDVVTSTPPVVGDISFCNLQFPADAGVAPGGSFTLYGRVYEQGVTDQVGQGAGVEMQAGIGFDDGGFTWSEATYNTDVPSSPGASDINNDEYLFTGVGPAPGIYATAFRARANDGGWHYCELDGLHDTLDSTQLGELVSAVPPPPVVSWCNLQFPTAATGAPGAPLTLYGQVYQPGVTDSAGQGAGIAMEAGIGWPDGGWSWNAATYDGDRGNGNANDEYAWTGQDPGVGTYATAFRAMLDGGPWTYCELNGPNSALDVTQTGSLTVTPAAPPTVAWCNLQYPTELQLSPSQPVTAYGRVYQPGVTDQAGQGAGIFMQLGLGFEDGGFSWQDATYNTDVSSFSGSSDINNDEYQATLAAPVGNYALAFRAAIDGGPWTDCEVDGPHASYAPLAAGSLVVGDTVSWCNLQFPTQVALGDAGGDFYGRVFQPGVTDQVGQGAGIELQFGYGPGDGSWVWTPASYNVDVDGLNVGDHANDEYKATIATPATGSYFTLYRARLTAGPWLYCEANGPHLGIDLADAGTMTAP, encoded by the coding sequence ATGGGTTGGAAGCGCTACGTCGCCGTCGGGGCACTGGTGTTGGCGGGCTGCAGCGGCAGCAGCTCGAACGGCAAGGATGGGGGCAGCGGCTCGACCACCGGCACCAGCGGCACCGGCGGCAGCACCGGCACCAGCGGGAGCTCGGCGAGCCCCAACCCCACTGCGATGGCGCCCAGCACCGGCCCCGTCGACGGCGGCACGTCGGTGGTCATCACCGGCTCGAACTTCGCCAGCGGCGCCACGGTGAAGATTGGCCTGAACCCGCTCACCAGCGTGGTGGTGAAGAGCGCCACGGAGATCGACGGCGTCACGCCCGCGGGCGCGGTGGGCCAGGTCGACGTGATCGTGGTGAACCCCGACTCGCGCTCGGGCGATCTGCGCAAGGGCTTCACGTACACGTCGCCGAGCCAAGGCCCGAGCGTCGGCTGGTGCAACATCCAGTTCCCGATCGATCCCACCGGCGTTGCGGGCACGCCGCTCGATCTCTATGGACGGGTCTACGTGCAGGGCGTGACCGACCAGATCGGCCAGGGCGCGGGCGTGAGCATGCAGGCCGGGCTCGCGGGCGACGACGGCGGCATCCAGTGGCAGGACGCGACCTACAACACCGACGCCGACGGCAACAGCGCGGGCGATCACGCCAACGACGAGTACGTGCTGCACACCGCCTTTCCCGCGGTGGGGACGACGCTCGCGGCCTATCGCGCGTCGGTCGGCGGCGGCCCGTGGACCTACTGCGAGAAGGACGGCCCGCACGCGACGCTCGATTCGACCCAGGAAGACGTCGTGACCTCGACGCCGCCCGTCGTCGGCGACATCTCCTTCTGCAATTTGCAGTTCCCGGCCGACGCGGGCGTGGCGCCAGGCGGCAGCTTCACGCTCTACGGGCGGGTGTACGAGCAGGGCGTGACCGATCAAGTCGGCCAGGGCGCGGGCGTCGAGATGCAAGCGGGCATCGGCTTCGACGACGGCGGTTTCACCTGGAGTGAAGCCACCTACAACACCGACGTGCCCAGCTCGCCGGGCGCCAGCGACATCAACAACGACGAGTACCTCTTCACCGGCGTCGGCCCGGCGCCGGGCATCTACGCGACCGCATTCCGCGCGCGCGCGAACGACGGCGGCTGGCACTACTGCGAGCTCGACGGCCTGCACGACACGCTCGATTCCACGCAGCTCGGCGAGCTCGTGTCGGCCGTTCCGCCGCCGCCGGTGGTGTCCTGGTGCAATTTGCAATTCCCGACCGCGGCGACCGGCGCGCCGGGTGCGCCGCTCACGCTCTATGGCCAGGTCTACCAGCCGGGCGTGACCGACTCTGCGGGGCAGGGCGCGGGAATCGCCATGGAGGCCGGCATTGGCTGGCCCGACGGAGGCTGGAGCTGGAACGCGGCCACGTACGACGGCGACCGCGGCAACGGCAATGCCAACGACGAGTACGCGTGGACCGGCCAGGATCCCGGCGTGGGCACGTACGCGACGGCGTTCCGCGCGATGCTCGACGGCGGCCCGTGGACGTACTGCGAGCTCAATGGCCCGAACAGCGCGCTCGATGTCACGCAGACGGGCTCGCTCACCGTGACGCCCGCGGCGCCGCCGACGGTGGCGTGGTGCAACCTGCAGTACCCGACCGAGCTCCAGCTCTCGCCCAGCCAGCCGGTGACGGCGTACGGCCGCGTGTACCAGCCGGGCGTGACCGACCAGGCCGGGCAGGGCGCGGGCATCTTCATGCAGCTCGGGCTGGGCTTCGAGGACGGCGGCTTCAGCTGGCAGGACGCGACCTACAACACCGACGTGTCCTCGTTCAGCGGCTCGAGCGACATCAACAACGACGAGTACCAGGCCACGCTCGCGGCGCCGGTGGGCAACTACGCGCTCGCGTTCCGCGCGGCGATCGACGGCGGCCCCTGGACGGACTGCGAGGTCGACGGACCGCACGCGAGCTACGCGCCGCTCGCGGCCGGCTCGCTGGTCGTGGGCGACACGGTGAGCTGGTGCAATCTGCAATTCCCCACCCAGGTCGCGCTCGGCGACGCGGGCGGCGACTTCTACGGCCGCGTCTTCCAGCCCGGCGTGACGGACCAGGTGGGCCAGGGCGCGGGCATCGAGCTGCAGTTCGGCTACGGCCCCGGCGACGGCAGCTGGGTCTGGACGCCCGCGAGCTACAACGTGGACGTCGATGGCCTCAACGTGGGCGATCACGCCAACGACGAGTACAAGGCGACGATCGCCACGCCGGCCACGGGGAGCTACTTCACGCTCTACCGCGCGCGGCTCACGGCAGGCCCGTGGCTCTACTGCGAAGCCAACGGTCCGCACCTGGGCATCGATCTCGCCGACGCGGGCACGATGACCGCGCCTTAA
- a CDS encoding HRDC domain-containing protein, whose translation MAASPVELVDRAEALPELVKRLAGARAIAVDLESNGLFAYTARLCTLQILDADDTQVIVVDPLKLPDAALAPLAALLGESGPRKLIHDVAFDARILAQHGLPLANVFDTALAARFLGLQATGLGSLAEVRLGQKLSKKMQHHDWGRRPLNREAVEYLAGDVMVMPPLATQLYAEIEAKALGPELEEETRYRLLSAQRDAGVADPRPAYVRMRDAEKLPRPALAVLREVAEVREREARRLGVPPFKVLDNSVLMELAKKPPASKDELSRVRGLQHPRAKALHGALFDAMERSRGTPDIPANERAEFFTPPPKPPRAELTATRQREQRLMVWRKAQAQARGVDEQAILPGHVLRRLAEQAPQSQELLAATAGLGAFRATRDGAALLQAIRGPAPGATP comes from the coding sequence ATGGCTGCATCGCCCGTGGAGCTCGTGGATCGCGCGGAGGCCCTGCCGGAGCTGGTGAAGCGGCTCGCGGGCGCGCGCGCCATCGCCGTGGACCTCGAGAGCAATGGGCTCTTCGCCTACACCGCGCGGCTCTGCACCCTGCAGATCCTCGACGCCGACGACACCCAGGTCATCGTCGTCGATCCGCTCAAGCTGCCGGACGCGGCGCTGGCCCCGCTCGCGGCGCTGCTGGGCGAGAGCGGCCCGCGCAAGCTCATCCACGACGTGGCCTTCGACGCGCGCATCCTCGCGCAGCACGGCCTGCCGCTGGCGAACGTCTTCGACACCGCGCTCGCCGCGCGCTTCCTGGGCCTGCAAGCGACGGGGCTGGGCTCGCTGGCGGAGGTGCGCCTGGGCCAGAAGCTGTCGAAGAAGATGCAGCACCATGATTGGGGCCGCCGTCCGTTGAATCGCGAAGCGGTCGAGTACCTCGCGGGCGACGTGATGGTGATGCCGCCCTTGGCCACGCAGCTCTACGCGGAGATCGAGGCCAAGGCGCTCGGGCCGGAGCTCGAGGAGGAGACGCGCTATCGCCTGCTCTCCGCGCAGCGCGACGCAGGCGTGGCCGATCCGCGGCCCGCGTACGTGCGCATGCGCGATGCCGAGAAGCTGCCGCGTCCGGCGCTGGCCGTGCTGCGCGAGGTGGCCGAGGTTCGCGAGCGCGAGGCGAGGCGGCTGGGCGTGCCGCCGTTCAAGGTGCTCGACAACTCGGTGCTCATGGAGCTCGCCAAGAAGCCGCCCGCGTCGAAGGACGAGCTTTCGCGCGTGCGCGGGCTGCAGCACCCGCGCGCAAAGGCGCTGCACGGTGCGCTCTTCGACGCCATGGAGCGTTCGCGCGGCACGCCGGACATTCCTGCCAACGAGCGCGCGGAGTTCTTCACGCCGCCGCCCAAGCCGCCGCGCGCGGAGCTCACCGCCACGCGGCAGCGCGAGCAGCGCCTGATGGTGTGGCGGAAGGCGCAGGCGCAGGCGCGCGGGGTCGACGAGCAGGCGATTCTTCCGGGCCACGTGCTGCGTCGGCTTGCCGAGCAAGCGCCGCAGTCGCAGGAGTTGCTCGCGGCGACGGCGGGGCTCGGTGCGTTCCGCGCCACGCGTGACGGCGCCGCGCTGCTTCAAGCGATTCGCGGCCCCGCGCCGGGTGCGACGCCATGA
- a CDS encoding acyl-CoA thioesterase: MSGAPESRFTLRLHAADADIDELGHVSNLVYVRWVQEVAQAHSTARGWDLAAYQRLGAVFVVRKHEIEYLAPVQRGEEVELATWIDSWRGPSAQRHTRMRRVADGRDVARAVTHWVLVTMPEGRPKRIPPELVDAFDAHHIKR, from the coding sequence ATGAGCGGGGCGCCCGAGTCGCGGTTCACGCTGCGGCTGCATGCGGCCGATGCCGACATCGACGAGCTTGGCCATGTCTCGAATCTCGTCTACGTGCGCTGGGTGCAAGAAGTGGCGCAAGCGCACTCGACCGCGCGCGGCTGGGATCTCGCGGCGTACCAGCGACTGGGCGCGGTCTTCGTGGTCCGCAAGCACGAGATCGAGTACCTGGCGCCGGTGCAGCGCGGCGAAGAGGTCGAGCTCGCCACGTGGATCGACTCGTGGCGCGGGCCTTCGGCGCAGCGGCACACGCGCATGCGTCGCGTCGCGGATGGCCGCGATGTGGCGCGCGCGGTGACGCACTGGGTGCTGGTGACGATGCCCGAAGGTCGCCCGAAGCGGATTCCGCCCGAGCTGGTGGACGCCTTCGACGCGCACCACATCAAGCGTTGA
- a CDS encoding sugar ABC transporter permease, translating into MALTHVGLVLACAVTLYPVLWVVGLAVSPGQGFTPGLRPIPPNPTLQNFKELLFTTDAAGHLLFLRQLGNSLLVSALTTAVGMLLSTSAAYAMSRFEFTGRRAGLTALLATQMFPATMMSVPLYAIMNHLHLLNSIGGLVLVYATSSVPFCVWMLKGYFDTIPRDLEEAALLDGATYGQIFWRVVLPLARPALAVTALFSFMTAWNEFILAATFLDDQTLFTLPVALQRFVGEYKTEWGHFAAGAIVVSVPVMAVFFALQKHLVGGLTAGGVKG; encoded by the coding sequence ATGGCGCTCACGCACGTGGGCCTGGTGCTCGCGTGCGCGGTCACGCTCTATCCGGTGCTCTGGGTGGTGGGCCTCGCGGTCTCGCCGGGGCAGGGCTTCACCCCGGGGCTGCGTCCGATTCCGCCGAATCCCACGCTGCAGAACTTCAAGGAGCTGCTCTTCACCACCGACGCCGCCGGGCATCTGCTCTTCTTGCGGCAGCTGGGGAACTCGCTGCTCGTCTCGGCGCTGACGACGGCCGTGGGGATGCTGCTCTCCACGAGCGCGGCGTACGCCATGAGCCGCTTCGAGTTCACCGGTCGGCGCGCGGGCCTGACGGCGCTGCTGGCCACGCAGATGTTCCCCGCGACGATGATGAGCGTGCCGCTCTACGCGATCATGAACCACCTGCACCTGCTCAACAGCATCGGCGGGCTGGTGCTGGTGTACGCGACGAGCTCGGTGCCGTTCTGCGTGTGGATGCTCAAGGGCTACTTCGACACCATCCCGCGCGACCTCGAGGAAGCCGCGCTGCTCGACGGCGCCACCTACGGGCAGATCTTCTGGCGCGTGGTCTTGCCGCTGGCGCGTCCGGCGCTCGCGGTGACCGCGCTCTTCTCATTCATGACCGCCTGGAACGAGTTCATCCTCGCGGCCACGTTCCTCGACGACCAGACGCTCTTCACGCTCCCCGTGGCGCTCCAGCGCTTCGTGGGCGAGTACAAGACCGAGTGGGGCCACTTCGCCGCCGGCGCGATCGTGGTCAGCGTGCCGGTGATGGCCGTGTTCTTCGCGCTGCAGAAGCACCTGGTCGGTGGTCTGACCGCAGGCGGCGTGAAGGGCTGA